One Mycobacteriales bacterium genomic window, GATGAACTTGCGAGCGACCGCGACGTCGACTGTCGGCGGCGTCCACGAAACCCCGAAGATGGGCGTGCTCAACCCGTTCACGCGCGCCGCGATCTCTGCGAACTTCATTGCAGTTCGCCACTACTGGCGGGCTGCCCGTGCTGGGTCTCGAGTCGTAGCAGCGAGAGAAACATTGGAAGGTCGTTCCACCCGTCGAGCCAGATGGTGTTGACGTCGAGCGAGCGCAGGTACCGGTCCTTCACCGGACTACGCCGGCCCTGCACTGTGTAGGAAGCCGGCATGTTTGGACCGTAGAGCTGTCGAACGTCGTCATGAATCAGGTTGAAGTTCGGGTCGCTCAGGCTGAAACCTACGAATAGGAAGGCCGCGTCGCTCATCTCACTCCGTAGTAGGGACAGCATCTCCTGGCGCTCGCGCCTTGCCCTTGCGTAGTCGGACCGTGTGAGAACGATGGTGTCGGGCTGATCGATTGACCCATGAAGTTTGACCAGGTGGGACATGGAGCGCTCGGCCCGATGGGCTCGGAATTCATCTTCTGTGATGCTGACGCGCAAGGGCTGCGCGGCGTCCCTGTACGCGGCCTCAATGAGCTCGTCGAAGTTGGTCGTGAAGATGAGTGGAAGCTTCAGGCGGACGAGCTCGACGTGGCTCGGTGTCGTCTGGATGAATGGTTGTCGCGTCGAATCAAACTGCATTGCAAGGAATTCGCGGTAGTTGGCTTCGCCCACTGTCTGTCGGAACAGCTGCGCGCAGTCCAGGGGGCCTTCTTCGATAAAGAAGGCTCGCAGTGAGTCCTGCTCAGCGTCAGGGGTCTGGATGGCGATCTCCCGGTACATGCGGTTCACGAGCCATGGCCAGGAGGGCAGCGGCAGACCGTCGTCCTCTGGCGTGATTCCGCGGTGCGGAAAGTCTTGGGGCCACCACCTGTCGTACCGGTCGTAGTCGAAACGGGCGCGACCTTGCTGCCTCGCTGCGCCGAACGATAAGCCGGCACCGAGGAAGATCAGGAGGCGACCGCCGTCGCTGAGCGCGCTGCGCAGGCGGTGTAGAAGACCTAGATTCGCGTCGTCCTCGTGCCAGACAGTCATGGGTCGAGTCTCCC contains:
- a CDS encoding SIR2 family protein encodes the protein MTVWHEDDANLGLLHRLRSALSDGGRLLIFLGAGLSFGAARQQGRARFDYDRYDRWWPQDFPHRGITPEDDGLPLPSWPWLVNRMYREIAIQTPDAEQDSLRAFFIEEGPLDCAQLFRQTVGEANYREFLAMQFDSTRQPFIQTTPSHVELVRLKLPLIFTTNFDELIEAAYRDAAQPLRVSITEDEFRAHRAERSMSHLVKLHGSIDQPDTIVLTRSDYARARRERQEMLSLLRSEMSDAAFLFVGFSLSDPNFNLIHDDVRQLYGPNMPASYTVQGRRSPVKDRYLRSLDVNTIWLDGWNDLPMFLSLLRLETQHGQPASSGELQ